The following proteins come from a genomic window of Carassius carassius chromosome 10, fCarCar2.1, whole genome shotgun sequence:
- the LOC132152248 gene encoding E3 SUMO-protein ligase ZBED1-like, whose translation MADSDTCKDENNNPEFEIVPAPAAFKSDVWKHFGFAVSKNTKGEKVVDRQWTMCKHCHSKLRYNTGNTSNMRSHLTTHHPEKFADSLTKKVLSGQKTLKEAFSTTMPHNSARAQEITRYIAEYIACDLRPFSAVDGKGFKRLVAKLEPKYQMPSRAHFSQTVFPALYRETKERVMLNLKQSECIAITTDGWTSRATHSYITITAHVLTSEWEMQSYVLQTRQPSESHTGVNIAEVLKSAVKEWGLDKIGTRIAVVTDNASNMRVAVKEAELSPHIRCFAHTLNLASKAGLKVNAVSRLLGRVRRVASFFHRSSTATAVLTTKQKLLNLPVHKLIIDVVTRWNSSLDMVERYLEQQQAVAAALLSDELRHKSREIDTLDTSDIANAEDLVKILLPIKKATTVLCDELQPTISLISPLKQMIQDSMATDNHDSNAIAQMKVAILKDLTDRYQGEDEKFMQESSALDPRFRTLQHLGSGEREDVFERIKFKASQMQQQDQDVLPRSPHPADLDDSSASFVPPLKKHALEDLLGSSFSSNQVTGGIQAEIDSYCKEALVSLSACPLKWWRDNAGRYPILSSLAKTYLCIPATSVPSERVFSTAGDIVNAQRSLLLPCNVDLLIFLKKNLNIS comes from the exons ATGGCCGACAGCGATACTTGTAAGGATGAAAACAACAACCCCGAATTTGAGATTGTGCCAGCCCCTGCAGCTTTTAAATCAGATGTCTGGAAACATTTTGGTTTCGCCGTGTcaaaaaacacaaaaggagagaAGGTGGTGGACAGACAATGGACTATGTGCAAGCACTGCCACAGTAAACTGCGATACAACACAGGAAACACAAGCAACATGCGAAGTCATCTGACGACCCATCATCCCGAAAAGTTTGCAGATTCTCTCACAAAGAAAGTCCTGTCCGGTCAAAAAACCCTGAAGGAGGCATTTTCAACAACTATGCCACACAACAGCGCAAGGGCTCAAGAAATCACGAGGTACATCGCGGAATACATAGCGTGTGATTTACGTCCCTTTTCTGCAGTAGATGGCAAAGGATTTAAAAGGTTAGTGGCCAAGCTTGAGCCGAAGTATCAAATGCCGTCGCGGGCTCATTTTAGTCAAACTGTGTTCCCTGCTCTTTACCGTGAGACAAAAGAACGTGTCATGTTGAACCTTAAACAGTCCGAGTGCATTGCTATTACCACTGATGGGTGGACTTCAAGAGCGACTCACAGTTACATCACTATTACGGCACATGTTTTGACGAGTGAATGGGAAATGCAGAGTTACGTTTTACAAACTAGACAGCCTAGCGAATCACACACTGGCGTAAACATAGCTGAAGTCCTTAAATCTGCAGTCAAAGAGTGGGGGCTGGACAAGATTGGAACAAGGATCGCTGTTGTTACTGACAACGCAAGCAACATGCGAGTAGCAGTAAAGGAAGCCGAACTGTCCCCTCACATACGGTGCTTTGCGCACACACTAAACCTGgcctccaaagcaggtttaaagGTCAACGCAGTGAGCCGCCTCCTCGGTAGAGTCAGACGTGTAGCAAGTTTTTTTCACCGCAGTTCTACAGCCACAGCCGTGCTGACCACCAAACAAAAACTACTCAATCTCCCTGTACATAAACTCATTATTGATGTAGTGACAAGATGGAATAGCTCTCTGGACATGGTGGAGCGCTATCTTGAACAGCAACAAGCTGTTGCTGCAGCCCTACTGAGTGATGAACTGAGACACAAGTCACGTGAAATTGACACTTTGGACACATCTGACATTGCAAATGCAGAGGATCTTGTGAAGATTCTTTTACCAATAAAAAAGGCCACAACTGTTCTCTGTGATGAGTTGCAACCAACAATATCTCTCATTTCACCACTAAAACAAATGATTCAAGACAGCATGGCCACAGATAATCATGACTCAAATGCCATTGCTCAGATGAAGGTAGCCATTCTGAAGGATCTTACTGACAGATACCAAGGAGAGGATGAAAAGTTCATGCAGGAGAGCAGTGCGTTGGATCCACGCTTTCGGACCTTGCAACATCTAggcagtggagagagagaggacgTCTTTGAAAGAATAAAGTTCAAAGCATCACAGATGCAACAACAG GACCAAGATGTGCTGCCCAGGAGCCCACATCCAGCAGATCTGGACGACAGCAGCGCGAGCTTTGTGCCTCCTCTTAAGAAGCATGCCCTTGAGGACCTCCTTGGCTCTTCTTTTAGCAGTAATCAAGTCACAGGTGGAATTCAGGCAGAAATTGACTCTTACTGCAAAGAAGCATTAGTTTCACTGTCTGCTTGCCCTCTTAAGTGGTGGAGAGACAATGCAGGGCGGTATCCTATTCTGTCTTCATTAGCAAAGACCTACCTGTGTATACCCGCTACCTCAGTGCCCAGTGAAAGGGTATTTTCAACAGCAGGGGATATTGTAAATGCCCAGAGGTCTCTTCTTCTCCCTTGCAATGTAGATCTTTtgatttttctaaagaaaaacttGAACATTAGCTAA